In the genome of Burkholderiales bacterium, the window CTGCCATGACGCCACGCGCGGGTCATTAATTCCCGTGGTCAGGATCACGGCGGGATAGGCCGTGCCGACGACCACGCGGTGATAAGGGCTGACTGGCAGCATGGCCAAGAACTGGTACTTGCGCTTGACCGAGCCGAACTCCGCAACGTTGGCGGGGCCGGTGCCCTCGTTTTCAGTGCGCAACAAATCCGCCAGACCAACGGCATGGTTCGCTGCGGCGAACAAGTCCGGCCGCTCCGTGATGGCGCCGCCGATAGTGATGCCGCCGGCGCTCGCGCCGGTACCGGCCAGCTTCGCCGGGCTGGTGTAGCCCTGCTGGATGAGTGTCTCGGCGCAGGAAATGAAGTCGAGAATGGTGTTCGATTTGTTCAATATCTGGCCGGCGCGGTGCCATTCCTCGCCGTACTCGCCGCCACCACGAACATGCGCGATGGCAATCACGCCGCCGCGTTCCAGCCAGGCCAAGTTCATGGCATCGAAGCGTGGCTCCCGCGAGATGCCATAGGCACCGTAACCCGTAAGGATGGTCGGCCTCGCACCATCCAGTGCCAAACCCTTGCGATAGATGACCGTTAGCGGAATGCGCACGCGATCATGGCTCAGCGCAAATAGCTGTTTTGATTCGATGCTGCTGAAGTCGGCCGGCGCCGGCGCGAGCAGGCCGGTATCGCGTGTCGTGCTCGCACTTACATTGAGAACTCGCTGGGATTGGGTCCAGCCTTCCATCTTGACCAGCACGCCGTCGCGCAGCGGGTTCCCAGCGATCTCGCGTACGCTGCCGGCGAAGGGCAGCTTGACTGCCTGCGCCGTGCCCTTTCCAAATGGGACGCGGAACAGCTTGCCTACTCCGGCTTCCATGCCTTTCACGTACAGGCCGTCACGAGCCACGGCAGCATCGTCAAGTACCGCGGTGCCGGGCGGCAGTACCAGTTCGGGCGCGGCCTCGGGATGGGCGAGGTCGATCTTCAACAGCTTGTTGCGCGGCGCGGCATCGTGGCTCAGCACATACAGCTTCTGGCCTGCCACATAGCCTCGGAACCATTGGTCGGCGGGGCTGGCCAGCCTGCGCCATTTGGCATGGCCGGCAAGCACATCGGCCAGCGGAGCGGTAAAGAAATGCCGCTCGCTAGCGACGCCCGGAACGGTTGTCGCGACGACGTAACGGCCGCCAGGCGCCAGGCGTAG includes:
- a CDS encoding S9 family peptidase, translating into MKILRSGLLATLGLALLPFASTLALAASDAPPATPSHPVVDTYHGVSISDPYRWMEQMDSAEFRDWIGKQAGYARQELDTIPGRPALLERLRRLAQATGNVTDLAWGGKHLFYLGLEPGQNTWRLLIRENGNGTSRVLLDPEALSSGGQRMAISEFTPSRDGSMVSVGLAAGGSEKSVLHVLDVNTGKFLDERIDRVYGGSWTVVWLEDGKHFFYVRAPEGERYNKTRVYLHKLGRALEQDPVVFGYGVYPEFPFEPADYTYLRLAPGGRYVVATTVPGVASERHFFTAPLADVLAGHAKWRRLASPADQWFRGYVAGQKLYVLSHDAAPRNKLLKIDLAHPEAAPELVLPPGTAVLDDAAVARDGLYVKGMEAGVGKLFRVPFGKGTAQAVKLPFAGSVREIAGNPLRDGVLVKMEGWTQSQRVLNVSASTTRDTGLLAPAPADFSSIESKQLFALSHDRVRIPLTVIYRKGLALDGARPTILTGYGAYGISREPRFDAMNLAWLERGGVIAIAHVRGGGEYGEEWHRAGQILNKSNTILDFISCAETLIQQGYTSPAKLAGTGASAGGITIGGAITERPDLFAAANHAVGLADLLRTENEGTGPANVAEFGSVKRKYQFLAMLPVSPYHRVVVGTAYPAVILTTGINDPRVASWQPAKFAARLQTATSSGKPVLLRLDMDGGHGMGGTRGQRIEETADVWSFVLAAMGEPGFAFGPR